From Plasmodium brasilianum strain Bolivian I chromosome 3, whole genome shotgun sequence, the proteins below share one genomic window:
- a CDS encoding NAD(P)-binding protein: MLCFIKKYIYFELLIILRVVNYWIPLSSFLNITLVSYLSVLGFIYLIFKFRYANYSKALQNCNFKGKHVCIIGGSEGLGLSLAKRLIKEKPETLSVMSRNINKLKEARNILLSEVGKDKSYSDIKINIIKCDLSMKESINEAFNNALINNSLDKEENSKNDTNYGNENNTRNRNKNIEKGNVDVNDINNIDVLICNAAYVSTEENTKLQMYDLIYTVNVNIYGNIDFISRVITYMKKKKSGTILFINSEGALYPIYGYSYYLMSKTSMWTYTHILDQELKYFNIHIANAFLPSIQTPGFVQENFKKPDVTKKIESLTSILNSDYAADKVINKIKQGRKFITLNLNGYMLSILHSGYRNPESYFDYLMHVSFCNIFVFISSLYKLYIEYVIKKKFHSILCN; this comes from the exons atgttatgttttattaagaagtacatatatttcgaacttttaataattttacgaGTTGTAAATTACTGGATCCCGTTAAGCAGTTTCTTAAATATCACACTAGTGTCTTATTTATCAGTGTTaggatttatttatttaatttttaaatttagatATGCAAATTATTCTAAAGCACTACAAAACTGTAACTTTAAAGGGAAACATGTTTGCATCATAG GGGGCTCGGAAGGGCTTGGGTTGTCGTTAGCCAAAAGACTTATCAAGGAAAAACCCGAAACACTATCAGTGATGtcaagaaatataaataaactaaaagaggcaagaaatattttattaagcGAAGTGGGGAAGGACAAAAGTTACTCagatattaaaataaatattattaaatgtgACTTGAGTATGAAGGAGTCAATAAATGAAGCATTCAATAATGcgttaataaataatagtttagataaggaagaaaattcaaaaaatgatACGAATTAtggaaatgaaaataatacaagGAATAGGAATAAGAACATCGAGAAGGGAAATGTGGATGTAAATGATATAAACAACATTGACGTTCTTATTTGTAATGCTGCTTACGTGAGTACTGAAGAAAATACTAAATTGCAAATGTATGATTTAATTTATACagttaatgtaaatatatatggaaatattGATTTTATATCTAGggttattacatatatgaaaaaaaagaaaagtggaactattttatttataaattctgAAGGGGCATTATACCCCATTTATGGTTACTCATACTATTTAATGAGTAAAACATCCATGTGGacttatacacatattttagACCAAGaactaaaatatttcaatatcCATATTGCAAATGCATTCTTACCATCAATTCAAACACCTGGCTTTGTtcaagaaaattttaaaaaaccagatgttacaaaaaaaattgaaagttTAACTAGTATTCTTAATTCAGATTATGCAGCAGATAAGgtcattaataaaataaagcaaggaagaaaatttataacattaaatttaaatggaTATATGTTGTCTATATTACATAGTGGTTATAGGAATCCGGAATCCTATTTTGATTACTTAATGCATGTTTCattttgcaatatttttgtttttatatcatcTCTTTATA
- a CDS encoding replication protein A1 → MNRNEEILSKATPNFIYKFFTEPNSEEALSWLNTEIKLICFSQMNAGASQVFLKVIDGTIPPEYYAIVHLGIEDNNNFSSTISFVKKIIKIENFSITNYYGKLFILAKKVSIFLNIENFDIEDLFRKYHLQSISYYLLNSQQDNSPRENSTRGDNEYNYDNKYRGGNSNISSNNNNSNNSNNSNNSNNINNINNINNHSSSSINSSNNNNNHRVTNEFYCENKPRDSEYTRATIDYNNNRLNIKNFYESNEYYENNMRGNKEKYHHVPNENFVKEPSGPNDNSGYRDNLANRENITHRENLSYGENQIHGLNPSYRESLKSPNNSRVGDSNINNRNYEEGHMVDLQNRGKFSYNNERTNCASYNNYTNYTNCTNYPSNVRDYKSNNEGRSSPQPKHSEYRENGGYNKRNNTINYDRNKYLSENESYNSNSKSNNNSNSNIINSKSKTHIISRDVVMSSGRNNNYDENIHRNGGAYRGEYNFEVGVSNSINKNYSDNNSDPRNDNINDYNNDNNNDNNNNDYAKNGIKGLNSSPHEGKLLEGEKESYIMSNMYGIRRHTDERSHNCRSYNGSNLNNRNYLDDGNYNISSGSIHGIDIPSGGARNILSGIDHTRDREQEKIKNVGSYRQGKEDIYYNRKKNDHGENSIHADEEGKMYIGRNAESYNSSAKLSKNEEGINEGYCRRSAEYDSSGNNISNNYGNSYGNNNGNNNGNNNYGNNKISSKEENLFSSYNQTDEGRKHMRSESVGSLQETKETLNNDIDELSSDRRNEIKMLKENTLSRKIRKNNPYQSNPSQSNTYQSNNAVIKTNDGILMQINKLSQYSSKWIIKARVQSKDNIRKFYSGNKEGKVFNIELCDEDGEIKGNFFGKAVDKWYDFLQVGKIYKISKGNIKAANKKFNTLKHDCEITLDENSIIELLEENDFNIPKFIYNFTYIDNIKNMNTGSLVDVIGIVFNFQETMQILIKKTGQYKEKRDLILIDDSNDTINVTLWGDHALKIEEMDLKDNCIVCFKYLKVGEWKGKKLESHIKTKIEINPEIDRAYILKNWWINNKKNMHALVNLNSNNFNIELQKTIEEIKKDVNVANEDALSGKGIIFTTFGFIDHIYNTIPVYSACPDCNKKMITNNIADEEIETSQLLDESMYCAKCNKNNIPIYNYSINLKITDSTDSLRASAFSNCAKTIMNGLSADEFMKLRQEYVTQENIENFDLIEKVKLKEFFFRIKAYMTSHMDELKKNYTIIEIIPLSKLLLDNCRYLVKSIRTLTEKRELENE, encoded by the coding sequence atgaatagaaACGAAGAGATTTTAAGTAAGGCTACGCCtaactttatatataaattttttaccgAACCAAATTCAGAAGAAGCGTTAAGTTGGTTGAACACTGAAATAAAGTTGATTTGTTTTAGTCAAATGAATGCAGGGGCGAGTcaagtttttttaaaagttattGATGGAACAATACCACCTGAGTATTATGCTATTGTACATTTAGGCATAGAGGACAATAACAACTTTAGTTCTACTATATCGttcgtaaaaaaaataattaaaattgaaaatttttctattacGAATTATTATGGAAAACTTTTCATTCTAGCGAAAAAGGTTAgtatctttttaaatatagaaaattttgatattgaagatttatttagaaaatatcACTTACAAAGTATATCTTATTATCTGTTAAATTCACAACAGGATAATAGTCCAAGGGAAAATTCCACTCGTGGGGATAACGAATATAATTATGACAACAAATACAGAGgtggtaatagtaatattagtagtaataataataatagtaataacagtaataacagtaataacagtaataacattaataacattaataacattaataaccatagtagtagtagtattaatagcagtaataataataataaccaTAGAGTTACTAACGAATTTTATTGTGAAAATAAACCCAGAGATAGTGAATATACACGCGCTACGATCgattacaataataatagacttaatattaaaaatttttatgaatcaaatgaatattatgaaaataatatgcgGGGTAACAAGGAAAAGTACCATCATGTACCCAACGAAAATTTTGTGAAAGAACCGAGTGGTCCGAATGATAATTCGGGTTATAGGGACAATTTAGCAAATAGAGAAAATATCACCCATAGGGAAAATTTATCGTATGGGGAAAATCAAATCCATGGTTTGAATCCCAGTTATCGTGAAAGTTTGAAAAGCCCAAATAACAGCAGAGTTGGGGATagcaatataaataatagaaattaTGAAGAAGGTCATATGGTGGATTTACAGAATAGAGGAAagttttcatataataatgaaagaaCTAATTGTGCAAGTTATAACAATTACACGAATTACACAAATTGCACTAATTACCCATCCAATGTAAGGGATTATAAGAGTAATAATGAGGGGAGAAGCTCACCTCAACCAAAGCACAGTGAATATAGAGAGAATGGAGGTTATAACAAAAGGAATAACACAATTAATTATGACagaaacaaatatttatccGAGAATGAATCTTacaatagtaacagtaaaagtaataataatagcaacagtaatattattaacagtAAGAGCAAAACACACATTATAAGCAGAGACGTTGTTATGAGCAGTGGGAGGAACAACAACTACGACGAAAATATTCATAGGAACGGTGGTGCATACAGAGGGGAATATAATTTCGAGGTTGGAGTAAGTAacagtattaataaaaattatagtgATAATAACAGTGATCCTcgtaatgataatattaatgattataataatgataataataatgataataataataatgactATGCAAAAAATGGAATCAAGGGTTTAAATTCTTCCCCACACGAGGGAAAATTGCTTGAAGGAGAGAAGGAATCATATATTATGAGCAACATGTATGGGATTAGAAGACACACCGATGAAAGAAGTCATAACTGCAGAAGCTACAACGGAAGTAACCTCAACAACAGAAACTATCTTGATGATGGAAACTATAACATTAGTAGTGGAAGTATTCACGGTATTGATATCCCGAGCGGTGGTGCAAGAAACATCCTAAGTGGTATTGATCATACCCGAGATAGGGAGCAGGAAAAGATCAAAAATGTGGGTAGCTATAGACAAGGAAAAGAAGACATCTACTATAATAGGAAGAAAAATGATCATGGTGAAAATAGCATTCATGCTGATGAAGAAGGGAAAATGTATATAGGGAGGAACGCTGAAAGTTACAACAGTAGTGCGAAACTAAGTAAAAATGAGGAAGGTATAAATGAAGGGTATTGTCGTCGCTCTGCGGAATACGATAGTAGTGGTAAcaatattagtaataattatgGTAACAGTTATGGCAATAATAATGGCAATAATAATggcaataataattatggtaataataaaattagtagTAAAGAAGAGAATCTGTTTTCCAGCTACAATCAAACAGATGAGGGAAGGAAACACATGAGAAGCGAAAGCGTTGGGAGCTTGCAAGAAACAAAGGAAACGCTAAACAATGATATAGATGAGTTATCATCAGACagaagaaatgaaataaaaatgttaaaagaGAATACATTAAGTAGGAAAATTAGGAAAAACAATCCTTATCAGAGTAACCCTTCTCAGAGTAACACATATCAGAGTAATAATGCCGtgataaaaacaaatgatGGAATATTAATGCAAATAAATAAGCTATCTCAATACTCTTCAAAATGGATTATCAAAGCTAGGGTTCAGTCCAAAGAtaatattagaaaattttACTCAGGTAATAAAGAAGGAAAAGTATTTAATATAGAATTATGTGATGAAGATGGTGAGATAAAAGGGAATTTTTTTGGTAAGGCAGTTGATAAATGGTATGATTTTTTACAAgtaggaaaaatatataaaataagtaaaggaaatataaaagCAGCAAATAAGAAATTTAATACTTTAAAACATGATTGTGAAATTACCTTAGATGAAAATTCTATTATAGAATTATTAGAAGAAAATGATTTTAATATtccaaaatttatttataattttacttatatagataatattaaaaatatgaatacaGGTTCTTTAGTAGATGTAATTGGAATTGTATTCAATTTTCAAGAGACTATGCAAATTTTGATTAAAAAAACAGGACagtataaagaaaaaagggatttaatattaatagatGATAGTAATGATACTATTAATGTAACCTTATGGGGTGACCATGCTctaaaaatagaagaaatgGATTTAAAGGATAACTGTATTGTCTGTTTTAAGTATTTAAAAGTTGGGGAATGGAAAGGCAAAAAATTAGAATCTCATATCAAaacaaaaattgaaataaatcCAGAAATTGATAGagcttatattttaaaaaattggtggatcaataataaaaaaaatatgcatgctttagttaatttaaatagtaataatttcaatatagaattacaaaaaactattgaagaaattaaaaaagatgtCAACGTAGCAAATGAAGATGCTCTATCAGGAAaaggaattatttttacaacttTTGGATTTATagatcatatatataatactataCCTGTATATTCCGCTTGTCCTGATTGTAATAAGAAAATGATTACTAATAATATAGCCGATGAAGAGATAGAAACATCTCAACTTTTGGATGAATCAATGTATTGTGCCAagtgtaataaaaataatattcctatttataattattctattaatttaaaaattactgATAGCACTGATTCGTTAAGAGCTTCTGCCTTTTCCAATTGTGCAAAAACAATTATGAACGGCCTATCCGCTGATGAGTTTATGAAACTAAGACAAGAATATGTTACACaagaaaatattgaaaattttgattTAATTGAAAAAGTCAAACTAAAAGAATTCTTTTTTCGAATTAAAGCCTATATGACATCTCACATGGATGAGCTAAAAAAGAACTACACTATAATTGAAATAATTCCCCTCAGCAAATTGCTGCTTGACAACTGCAGGTATTTGGTTAAGTCCATTAGGACCCTTACAGAGAAGAGGGAATTAGAAAACGAGTGA